The sequence below is a genomic window from Parachlamydiales bacterium.
AGCAATTTTCATCAGCTCCCCTACTCCTTCCTGATCCAGCTCTTGAAAAGGGTCTGCAGGCAATAACTTAAAGATTCCTTTACTGCCGTCAGGGTTGGGCACTCCACTGACATAGGAGGGTACAAATTTGGCACTGTCATCCCGACTTATCCCGAAAGTTGTCTGAGTAAGGTCATTTGTTCCAAAACTGAAAAATGCAGCTTTTAATGCTATCTTATCCGCAATAATACAAGCACGCGGCAGCTCTATCATCGTCCCGATAGTAAAACCGATAGAGACGCCTTTCTGTTTAAATACTTCCTTAGCAGTATTTTCTATAATCATTCGTTGGTGTTCCAGCTCTGCGATTGTTCCTACTAACGGGACCATGATTTCAGGAAAGACTTCTTTGCCACTTTTATGCACTTCGATCGCTGCCTCGAAAACTGCCCTCGCTTGCATTTCGGTCAATTCCGGATAGGTAATTCCCAGCCTGCAGCCCCTGTGTCCTAACATAGGGTTAACTTCTTGAAGTGTATCGCGAATATGCGACAGCTCATCAGGGTTAATATTCATCAGCTGGGCGAGAGCGTTTAGCTCGTCAAAATTGTGAGGCATAAATTCGTGAAGCGGCGGGTCAAGCAAGCGGATCGTCACAGGAAGCCCTTCCATAGCCTTAAAAATACCTATGAAATCATTTTTCTGGTGGGGAAGAAGCTTGCTTATTGCCGCTTTTCTTTCTTCATAACGCGTGCTGAAGAACATACAGCGCACATCATTCAGGCGTTCCATATCCATAAACATATGTTCTGTGCGGCAAAGCCCTATTCCTTGAGCGCCAAAAGAACGTGCAACAGCACTATCATAAGGTGTATCGGCATTGGCACGAACTTCCAACTTCTTGTATTTGTCAGCAATTTTCATAAGTATTTCATATTCTTGAAAAAGGAGGCTCTCTTCCGGTGATTTGGTGCGTGTTATCAGTACCTGCACAATTTCGGAAGGGCTTGTTGTCAATTCACAGAAGTAGACTTCACCCGTCATCCCATCGATGGAGATGGGGTCGCCTTCTTTGATGGTTTTCTCTCCGCAAGAAAGGGTCTGAGCCCGCTCATTTAGATGTAAAGCTGCACAGCCTACGACACAAGGTTTTCCCATCCCCCGTGCTACCACAGCAGCGTGGCTGGTAGCGCCTCCGCGCAAGGTCAAAATCCCCTGCGCTGCGACCATTCCGGGGAAATCATCCGGGGAAGCTTCTTCCCTGACTAAGATCGTATGGATACCTTTTTTGGCATATTCTGTAGCCCGTTGGCTTGTGAAGACAGCCTTACCCGACGCCGCACCTGGACCGGCATTCAGTCCTTTGGCCACAAGAAAGTTTGCTGCTTGGCTCTTGGCACGTGCATCAAAAACCGGTGCTAGAAGCTGTGTAATCTGATTAGGCTGCACGCGTAGCAGTGCCGTTTTATCATCGATCAATCCTTCTTTCATCATTTCTACAGC
It includes:
- the ppdK gene encoding pyruvate, phosphate dikinase: MATTAQTAIKHAFVYPFGAGITTPPLDSALLGGKGKGLAEMASIGLPVPPGFILSTEACFAFLKNGRKLTPEMKDEIHAAMEILEKKQNSKFGDQQHPFLVSVRSGARVSMPGMMDTILNLGLNDKSVEGYAALTGNPRLAYDCYRRLIMMYSEIVHGVSRRHFEDAFRVIKQQQGVHLDNELSVENLKRICVVFKQVHDEYSITPFPQDAYEQLYGAIAAVFNSWDSERAILYRHLNRIPDDWGTAVNVQTMVFGNKNDNSATGVAFTRDPASGMALFYGEFLSNAQGEEVVAGTRTPQPINTYQKQTSGSELISLEEAMPKVYKELHENVLKLERHYRDMQDIEFTIDDGKLYMLQTRTGKRTGFAAVRMAVEMMKEGLIDDKTALLRVQPNQITQLLAPVFDARAKSQAANFLVAKGLNAGPGAASGKAVFTSQRATEYAKKGIHTILVREEASPDDFPGMVAAQGILTLRGGATSHAAVVARGMGKPCVVGCAALHLNERAQTLSCGEKTIKEGDPISIDGMTGEVYFCELTTSPSEIVQVLITRTKSPEESLLFQEYEILMKIADKYKKLEVRANADTPYDSAVARSFGAQGIGLCRTEHMFMDMERLNDVRCMFFSTRYEERKAAISKLLPHQKNDFIGIFKAMEGLPVTIRLLDPPLHEFMPHNFDELNALAQLMNINPDELSHIRDTLQEVNPMLGHRGCRLGITYPELTEMQARAVFEAAIEVHKSGKEVFPEIMVPLVGTIAELEHQRMIIENTAKEVFKQKGVSIGFTIGTMIELPRACIIADKIALKAAFFSFGTNDLTQTTFGISRDDSAKFVPSYVSGVPNPDGSKGIFKLLPADPFQELDQEGVGELMKIAIQKGKSTNPNLHLGICGEHGGDPHSVEFFHKLGLDYVSCSPYRVPVARLAAGRAALQ